In Sporolituus thermophilus DSM 23256, the following are encoded in one genomic region:
- the ligD gene encoding non-homologous end-joining DNA ligase, translating into MQIIPPMLAKPATLPADEKDYGFEIKWDGIRALIYLAGDNLRILSRNLKDITRQYPELIPLPQALAGHSVILDGEIVAFDINGRPSFARLQNRMGLASDRTIARKSAEIPATYIIFDLLYIDGQSTLSLPYTERRRLLEELDLNGPSWQTPAYKVGQGRELLLASRRFGLEGIVAKKLDSVYLPGKRPGTWLKIKNVHRQEFVIGGWLPGQGTRTGMIGALLLGYYDRTPGEAAKAGQPQRLLFAGAVGTGFNHTTLKKLQHLLKPLEQVEPPFANPPPLKGAIFVQPALVGEIEFTEWTPGGTLRHPSFKGLRNDKDPRDIQRENKD; encoded by the coding sequence ATGCAAATTATCCCGCCGATGTTGGCCAAACCCGCCACTCTTCCCGCTGATGAAAAAGACTATGGCTTTGAAATTAAATGGGACGGTATCCGCGCCCTGATATATCTCGCTGGCGATAACCTGCGCATACTTAGCCGCAATTTAAAAGACATTACGCGCCAGTATCCTGAGCTGATACCGCTACCCCAAGCCTTGGCAGGACATTCCGTTATCCTGGATGGAGAAATTGTGGCGTTTGACATAAATGGACGCCCTTCCTTCGCCCGCTTGCAAAACCGCATGGGCCTGGCTTCAGACCGGACAATCGCCCGCAAAAGCGCTGAAATCCCTGCAACTTATATTATCTTTGACCTGCTGTACATAGACGGCCAATCAACTCTCTCCCTTCCTTACACCGAGCGGCGCCGATTGCTGGAAGAACTGGACCTTAACGGCCCTAGCTGGCAGACTCCGGCCTACAAGGTTGGACAAGGCCGGGAACTGCTGCTCGCCAGCCGACGCTTTGGGCTGGAAGGCATTGTCGCCAAAAAACTGGACAGCGTTTATCTGCCCGGCAAGCGGCCCGGCACCTGGCTGAAGATCAAAAATGTGCACCGCCAGGAATTCGTCATCGGTGGCTGGCTGCCTGGTCAAGGGACGCGAACCGGAATGATCGGCGCCCTGCTCCTGGGCTATTATGACCGGACACCGGGAGAAGCGGCAAAAGCCGGCCAACCACAGCGGCTGCTGTTTGCCGGCGCGGTGGGAACAGGCTTTAACCATACGACACTAAAAAAGCTCCAGCATCTTTTAAAACCGCTCGAGCAGGTCGAACCACCGTTTGCCAACCCACCGCCGCTCAAGGGGGCAATTTTCGTGCAGCCCGCATTAGTGGGCGAAATCGAATTTACCGAATGGACACCCGGCGGCACTCTTCGTCATCCATCCTTTAAAGGCCTCCGGAATGATAAAGACCCTCGCGATATTCAACGCGAAAACAAGGACTAA
- a CDS encoding zinc-ribbon domain containing protein produces MTYQDKALTCKECGTGFAFTAAEQAFYAEKGFRNEPARCPECRSARKQATGRGPAARPQRELFAAVCSACGVTTQVPFKPTAGKPVYCRDCFQVNKKY; encoded by the coding sequence ATGACCTACCAAGACAAGGCGCTAACCTGCAAAGAATGTGGTACTGGCTTTGCTTTTACGGCAGCCGAGCAAGCTTTTTACGCCGAAAAAGGCTTTCGGAATGAACCTGCCCGTTGCCCTGAGTGCCGTAGTGCCCGCAAACAGGCGACCGGTCGTGGCCCTGCCGCTCGTCCGCAGCGTGAATTGTTTGCGGCCGTGTGCAGTGCTTGCGGTGTAACCACTCAGGTTCCCTTTAAGCCTACGGCTGGCAAACCGGTATATTGCCGCGATTGCTTCCAAGTCAATAAAAAATACTAA
- the pepF gene encoding oligoendopeptidase F, with translation MTKLIPFLADAVFFPRAAETSGTAGLPAREEIPDKYKWRLEDIYTSEELWEQDYAKLKNSLPQLAAYKGQLAHSAQNLLKCLKARDEAGITAGKLYAYARMRRDENSANAKYQALTGKTEALLAEVGAATAFIEPEIIAMPEEKLNEFRQQEKGLAEYSFYFDNLMRQKKHVLSPAEEEILSRASEVTQAAENIFNMLAHADLRFPQIQDESGQTVTLSEGRFRSFIMSPDRRVRQAAFTGLFNTYKQFRNTFAATLGGSVKKNIFYSRTRKYNSALEAALEPDNVPLAVYNNLIATVHEHLPLLHRYVALKKQALKLDEIHMYDLYVPLVRDVRITVSYDEALRMVQEGLKPLGAEYGEILNKGLTSGWIDVYENQGKQTGAYSWGTYGVHPFVLLNYNDRYDDVSTLAHEMGHAIHSYYSQANQPYATASYTTFTAEVASTTNEILLIDHMLKVTHDKRQKLYFLNQYLEAVRGTVYRQTMFAEFEKHLYEKAEDGETITADMLDDLWRELNRKYYGPDIVVDEEIAVEWARIPHFYWHFYVYQYVTGYSAATALAEQIQREGEPAQKRYIEFLKSGGCDYSINILKRAGVDMSSPQPVAVTLAKFGKRLDELEKLLTAIDNA, from the coding sequence ATGACAAAGCTAATTCCTTTCTTAGCCGACGCCGTGTTCTTCCCAAGAGCCGCAGAAACGTCCGGCACAGCCGGTCTGCCGGCGAGGGAAGAAATCCCGGATAAATATAAGTGGCGCCTCGAAGATATTTATACCTCTGAAGAGCTCTGGGAACAGGACTATGCAAAACTAAAAAACAGCTTACCGCAATTGGCCGCTTATAAAGGACAATTGGCCCACTCGGCCCAAAACCTGCTTAAGTGCCTGAAAGCCAGGGATGAAGCCGGCATAACCGCCGGCAAACTATACGCCTATGCCAGAATGCGCCGGGACGAAAACTCAGCCAACGCTAAATATCAGGCTTTGACCGGCAAGACCGAGGCACTGCTGGCCGAAGTAGGAGCGGCAACAGCTTTCATTGAACCGGAAATTATCGCCATGCCGGAGGAGAAGCTGAACGAGTTCCGCCAGCAAGAAAAAGGACTGGCCGAATACAGCTTTTACTTTGACAATTTAATGCGCCAGAAAAAGCACGTCTTGTCTCCGGCGGAAGAAGAAATTCTCTCGCGCGCCAGTGAAGTTACCCAGGCGGCGGAAAACATTTTCAACATGCTTGCCCATGCCGATCTGCGATTCCCGCAGATCCAGGATGAAAGCGGTCAGACCGTCACACTTAGCGAGGGCCGCTTCCGCTCTTTTATCATGTCGCCTGATCGCCGGGTCCGCCAGGCGGCCTTCACCGGGCTATTCAATACGTATAAACAATTCCGTAATACCTTTGCCGCCACCTTGGGCGGCAGCGTGAAAAAGAATATTTTTTATAGCCGTACCCGTAAATATAATTCCGCGCTGGAAGCGGCGCTTGAACCTGATAACGTGCCGCTAGCGGTATACAATAACCTTATCGCTACCGTACACGAGCACCTACCGCTCCTGCACCGCTATGTCGCCTTAAAAAAGCAAGCCCTAAAGCTGGACGAAATTCATATGTACGACCTATATGTCCCGCTCGTCAGGGACGTTAGAATTACCGTATCGTATGACGAAGCTCTGCGAATGGTGCAGGAAGGTCTTAAGCCCCTTGGCGCGGAATACGGTGAAATTCTGAATAAAGGTCTCACATCCGGATGGATTGATGTTTACGAAAACCAAGGAAAACAGACCGGCGCCTATTCGTGGGGAACTTATGGCGTTCACCCTTTCGTCCTTCTCAACTACAACGACCGGTATGACGATGTTTCCACCCTCGCCCATGAAATGGGGCATGCCATTCATAGCTACTATAGTCAGGCCAACCAACCCTATGCCACCGCCTCCTATACCACCTTTACCGCCGAAGTCGCCTCTACAACCAACGAAATTCTGCTTATCGACCATATGCTGAAGGTAACGCATGACAAGCGGCAAAAGCTGTATTTCCTCAATCAATACCTCGAAGCCGTCCGGGGCACCGTTTACCGGCAAACTATGTTCGCCGAATTTGAGAAACATTTATATGAAAAAGCGGAAGACGGCGAAACGATCACGGCTGACATGCTGGATGACTTGTGGCGGGAGCTTAACCGCAAGTACTATGGCCCCGATATCGTAGTTGATGAGGAAATCGCCGTGGAGTGGGCCCGTATTCCCCATTTCTATTGGCATTTCTACGTTTACCAGTATGTTACCGGCTATTCGGCGGCAACCGCACTGGCTGAACAAATCCAGCGCGAAGGAGAACCCGCGCAAAAACGGTATATTGAATTTCTCAAGAGCGGCGGCTGCGATTACTCGATCAATATTCTTAAACGGGCCGGTGTTGATATGTCTTCACCGCAGCCAGTCGCCGTCACGCTGGCCAAGTTTGGCAAACGGCTGGATGAACTGGAAAAGTTATTAACGGCTATTGACAACGCCTAA
- a CDS encoding N-acetylmuramoyl-L-alanine amidase family protein, with the protein MQIIIDGHKVPVNPRVSKDLLITLKSIARSLHWGILYDTNREIVYINTKSTSVPAPPHERPAPSPAETESNRLAGKTICIDPGHGGSDPGAIGPTGTMEKDNTLAIALLLCDKLEKNGATVIMTRETDRDVSTPDASVEVELGARVDIANGADADIFISIHNDSFTNPTAAGTTTFHYGHPESIRLANCIQKSLVEGLGTRDRGVRFASFFVIRYTKMPAVLVEVAFITNPEEEVVLASIDGRCKAAESIFQGIVKYFKV; encoded by the coding sequence ATGCAGATTATCATAGATGGCCATAAAGTCCCCGTAAACCCCCGCGTTTCAAAAGACCTCCTAATTACCCTGAAGAGCATTGCAAGAAGCCTTCATTGGGGAATTCTATACGATACTAACCGCGAGATTGTGTACATCAATACCAAAAGCACCAGTGTGCCGGCACCGCCCCATGAGCGTCCCGCGCCTTCCCCCGCGGAGACAGAAAGCAACCGTCTGGCCGGCAAAACCATCTGCATCGACCCGGGCCACGGCGGCAGCGATCCAGGTGCTATTGGTCCAACGGGCACAATGGAAAAAGATAATACCCTGGCTATCGCCCTTTTGCTTTGCGATAAATTGGAAAAAAACGGCGCAACAGTCATTATGACCCGAGAAACTGACCGCGATGTCAGCACGCCGGACGCGTCAGTGGAAGTGGAACTGGGGGCCCGCGTCGATATTGCCAATGGCGCCGACGCCGACATCTTTATCAGCATCCATAACGACTCCTTTACCAATCCAACGGCAGCAGGCACGACCACATTCCATTATGGCCACCCCGAATCCATCCGGCTGGCCAACTGTATCCAAAAAAGCCTGGTAGAAGGACTCGGGACCCGCGATCGTGGCGTGCGGTTTGCCAGCTTTTTCGTCATCCGCTATACCAAGATGCCAGCAGTGCTGGTCGAAGTGGCGTTTATCACCAACCCTGAAGAAGAAGTCGTTCTGGCTAGTATTGACGGACGGTGTAAAGCGGCCGAAAGTATTTTCCAAGGAATTGTTAAGTATTTTAAAGTCTGA